In Pseudomonas sp. GCEP-101, one DNA window encodes the following:
- a CDS encoding histone deacetylase family protein, which translates to MPLPLVYHDDYSPPFPDNHRFPMEKFRLLRDHLVDSGLVEDAQLLRPELCPTDILALAHDRDYIERYCSGEMSREELRRLGLPWSEALARRTVRAVGGSLLTAEQALRHGLACHLAGGTHHAHHDHASGFCIFNDLAVISLYLLESGKANRVLIFDCDVHQGDGTARILENVPDAVTVSLHCEKNFPARKAHSDWDIPLPLHLGDVEYLKVVQQALDYLLPLYQPDIVLYDAGVDVHKDDALGYLQLTDAGLAARDEHVIRRCLASDIPVVGVIGGGYDKDRLALARRHGILHHSAARVAAEFQLAR; encoded by the coding sequence ATGCCACTGCCCCTGGTCTACCACGACGACTACAGTCCGCCCTTCCCGGACAACCACCGCTTCCCCATGGAGAAGTTCCGCCTGCTGCGCGACCACCTGGTGGACAGCGGCCTGGTGGAGGACGCGCAACTGCTGCGCCCGGAACTCTGCCCCACGGACATCCTCGCCCTGGCCCACGACCGCGACTACATCGAGCGCTACTGCAGCGGCGAGATGAGCCGCGAGGAACTGCGTCGCCTCGGCCTGCCCTGGAGCGAAGCCCTGGCGCGGCGCACTGTGCGCGCGGTGGGCGGCTCGCTGCTGACCGCGGAGCAGGCCCTGCGGCACGGCCTGGCCTGCCACCTCGCCGGCGGCACGCACCACGCGCACCACGACCATGCCTCGGGCTTCTGCATCTTCAACGACCTGGCGGTGATCAGCCTCTACCTGCTGGAAAGCGGCAAGGCCAACCGGGTGCTGATCTTCGACTGCGACGTGCACCAGGGCGACGGCACCGCGCGCATCCTGGAGAACGTGCCGGACGCGGTGACCGTGTCACTGCATTGCGAGAAGAACTTCCCGGCGCGCAAGGCGCACAGCGACTGGGACATTCCCCTGCCGCTGCACCTGGGCGATGTGGAGTACCTGAAGGTGGTGCAGCAGGCGCTGGACTACCTGCTGCCGCTGTACCAGCCGGACATCGTGCTCTACGACGCCGGCGTGGACGTGCACAAGGACGACGCCCTGGGCTACCTGCAACTCACCGACGCAGGGCTGGCGGCGCGTGACGAGCACGTGATCCGCCGCTGCCTGGCCAGCGACATCCCGGTGGTCGGCGTGATCGGCGGCGGCTACGACAAGGACCGCCTCGCCCTGGCGCGCCGCCATGGCATCCTCCACCACAGCGCCGCGCGGGTGGCGGCGGAGTTTCAGTTGGCGCGGTAG
- a CDS encoding MFS transporter: MTTSTTGLPRSTALVLFALAVGGFAIGTTEFATMSLLPYFAPALGIDAPTAGHVISAYALGVVVGAPLLAVLGARLPRRTLLVLLMALFALGNGLSALAPTYHWMLLFRFISGLPHGAYFGIAALVAASIVPPHRRTVAVGRMFLGLTVATIIGVPLANWLSQAVGWRWSFALVAALGVLTMVCVRLLAPHSPAEPDSSPLRELGALTRGQVWLTLGIGAIGFGGLFAVYTYLADILGAVTHVSPSIVPLVMAVFGIGMTLGNLFIPVLADRAVMPTAGGLLVWSAVVLAIFPFTAGNIWTISLCVFFIGFGGALGTVLQTRLMDVAEDAQGLAAALNHSAFNFANALGPYLGGLALAAGYGWTSPGWVGSLLAIGGFVLWSISLATSRSARRNAALSNEG; encoded by the coding sequence ATGACCACCTCCACCACCGGACTGCCCCGCAGTACGGCCCTGGTGCTTTTCGCTTTGGCTGTCGGCGGCTTTGCCATCGGCACCACCGAATTCGCCACCATGAGCCTGCTGCCCTACTTCGCCCCGGCGCTGGGCATCGACGCCCCCACCGCCGGCCATGTGATCAGCGCCTACGCCCTCGGCGTGGTGGTCGGTGCGCCGCTGCTGGCGGTGCTCGGCGCACGCCTGCCCAGGCGCACCCTGCTGGTGCTGCTGATGGCGCTGTTCGCCCTGGGCAACGGCCTCAGCGCCCTGGCGCCGACCTACCACTGGATGCTGCTGTTCCGCTTCATCAGCGGCCTGCCCCACGGCGCGTATTTCGGCATCGCCGCGCTGGTCGCCGCGTCCATCGTGCCGCCGCACCGGCGCACCGTGGCGGTCGGGCGGATGTTCCTCGGCCTCACCGTCGCCACCATCATCGGCGTGCCGCTGGCCAACTGGCTGAGCCAGGCGGTGGGCTGGCGCTGGAGCTTCGCCCTGGTGGCCGCGCTGGGCGTGCTGACCATGGTCTGCGTGCGCCTGCTGGCACCCCATTCGCCGGCCGAGCCGGACTCCAGCCCGCTACGCGAACTGGGTGCGCTCACCCGCGGCCAGGTCTGGCTGACCCTGGGCATCGGCGCCATCGGCTTCGGCGGCCTGTTCGCGGTGTACACCTACCTCGCGGACATCCTCGGCGCGGTGACCCACGTCTCGCCGAGCATCGTGCCGCTGGTGATGGCGGTGTTCGGCATCGGCATGACCCTGGGCAACCTGTTCATCCCGGTGCTCGCCGACCGCGCCGTGATGCCCACCGCCGGCGGCCTGCTGGTGTGGAGCGCGGTGGTGCTGGCGATCTTCCCGTTCACCGCGGGGAACATCTGGACCATCTCCCTCTGCGTGTTCTTCATCGGCTTCGGCGGGGCTCTGGGCACCGTGCTGCAGACCCGCCTGATGGACGTCGCCGAAGACGCCCAGGGCCTGGCCGCGGCGCTCAACCACTCGGCATTCAACTTCGCCAACGCCCTGGGCCCCTACCTCGGCGGCCTGGCCCTGGCGGCCGGCTATGGCTGGACCTCGCCCGGCTGGGTCGGCAGCCTGCTGGCCATCGGCGGCTTCGTGCTGTGGTCCATCTCGCTGGCCACCAGCCGCAGCGCGCGCCGCAACGCCGCCCTGTCCAACGAAGGCTGA
- a CDS encoding GNAT family N-acetyltransferase codes for MDFPSLTTERLLLRPWRHDDLAPFAALNADARVMEHFPACLSREDSDLLAARILQHFDEHGFGQWVVERREDGAFIGVLGLARVSFDAPFTPAVEIGWRFNVAYWRQGYALEAARAALTFAFEQLQLEEVVAFTVPANLPSQGLMQRLGMQRDEAGDFEHPRLPQGHPLRRHVLYRIRRP; via the coding sequence ATGGATTTTCCCAGCCTGACCACCGAGCGCCTGCTGCTGCGGCCGTGGCGCCATGACGACCTGGCGCCCTTCGCCGCGCTCAATGCCGATGCCCGGGTGATGGAGCACTTCCCCGCCTGCCTGAGCCGCGAGGACAGCGACCTGCTGGCCGCGCGCATCCTCCAGCATTTCGACGAGCACGGCTTCGGCCAGTGGGTGGTCGAGCGTCGCGAGGACGGCGCGTTCATCGGCGTGCTCGGGTTGGCCCGCGTGTCCTTCGATGCGCCGTTCACCCCGGCGGTGGAAATCGGCTGGCGCTTCAACGTCGCCTACTGGCGCCAGGGCTATGCGCTGGAGGCCGCCCGCGCGGCGCTGACCTTTGCCTTCGAGCAGTTGCAGCTGGAGGAGGTGGTGGCCTTCACCGTGCCGGCCAACCTGCCGTCCCAGGGGCTGATGCAGCGCCTGGGCATGCAGCGTGACGAGGCCGGCGACTTCGAGCATCCGCGCCTGCCGCAAGGTCATCCGCTGCGCCGCCACGTGCTCTACCGGATCCGCCGGCCATGA